The genomic segment GCGCCGCGACGACGGTAGGGGCAATAACATTGGTCGGATTTGCCAGAACGGCCGGATGACACCTTGAAAACCCCCACCGCGACCCTTGCCGACCCGGGGCTTGCAACAGTCGATCCCGAGGTCAACGCCGCTCTGCGGTCGGAGGAGCATCGTCAGGTCAACGGGCTGGAGTTGATCGCCTCCGAAAACTATGCTTCGCGGGCGGTGATCGAGACCCTGGGCACGGTGTTTACCAACAAGTACGCCGAAGGGTATCCGGGCCGGCGCTACTACGGCGGCTGCGAGAACGTGGACGCCGTCGAGCGCCTGGCCCGCGAGCGCGCCCTGGAGCTCTTCGGCGGCGATCACGTGAACGTTCAACCGCATTCGGGTTCGGCCCCAAACATGGCCGTCTACATGGCGGTCCTTGAACCCGGCGACACCCTGATGGGACTCTCGCTGGCCCACGGCGGCCACCTCACTCACGGGCACCCGATGAACTTTTCGGGCGGCCTCTACGACGTGGTTTCCTACGGCGTCGATCCGGCGACCGAGCTGATCGACTACGACCAGGTCGAGGCGGTTGCGCTCGAGCATTGTCCCAAATTGATCGTCTCCGGCGCGACCGCCTATCCACGCACCATCGATTTCGCGCGCTTTGCCGAGATCGCCGACCGGGTCGGCGCCCTGCACATGTGCGACATGGCCCACATCGCGGGCTTGGTGGCCGGCGGGGTGCACCCCAATCCGGTCGAGCACTGCGATTTCGTAACCAGTTCGACCCACAAGTCGCTGCGCGGACCGCGCGGCGGCCTCTTAATCTGCCGGCAGGAGCATGCCAAGCAAGTCGATCGACTCGTGTTCCCCGGCATCCAGGGCGGCCCGTTCATGAACGTGATCGCGGCCAAGGCGGTCGCCTTCGGCGAGGCCCTGCGTCCGGAATTTGCCAATTACGCGGAAGCGGTCGTTAGGAACGCGGCGGTGCTGGCCGACTCGCTTTCCGAAGCCGGGCTCAGGGTTGTTTCCGGCGGCACCGACAACCACATCGTGCTGCTTGATTTCGGAGCCGACGGCCCCTCCGGCAAGAAGATGCAGCGGGTCTTGGAAGCGGCCGATATCACCACTAACAAGAACACCGTCCCGCGCGAGACCCGCAAGCCCTACATCGCCTCAGGGATTCGGCTGGGGACTCCGGCGCTGACCACCCGAGGAATGGGGCCGGACGAGATGCGGCAGATCGCAGCCTGGATTGCGCGGGTCGCTGCCGCCGCCGACGAGCCGGAAGAGCTTGCCGAGATCGCGCTGGAGGTCCGTGAGCTAGCGGGCAGGTTCCCGGTCCCGGCGATCGACCGGACCTAAACCGCCACCGCACTCATGCACGAGGCCGCGGTCATTGTGGCCGCGTTCTCCTGGAGCGCCGGATTCGTAATCTCGCGCCCGCTACTGGCGCATCTGAGCGTGTTCAGGACCAACCTGCTCCGCCTGCTGCCATCGGCCCTGATCTTTCCAATCCTGCTCATGACGCTGGGCCTGGGATCAACCCTGGGCGAATTCGGCTGGCACAACTACGCGGCCCTGATCGCTTCGGCCTTTGCCGGGATCGGACTGGCCGACGCCGGGATGATCCACAGCATGCGTCTGATCGGCCTGGCCCGCGCCTATACCCTGGGGAACTTTGCCACTCTATTCGCGGTGCTGTGGGCCTGGTTGATCCTCGACGAGGCGGTCAGTCTGGCTCTAGTCTGGGCGGCGTTGATCACGGTCGGCGGTGTTGCCTTGGTCACGTCCCGGGGTGGCGCCGGACAGGGCGAGTCCGAATTCGGAACGCGTCGGTTCTGGCTGGGGGTGGCGCTGGCGAGCGGGGTGGCGGCGGTCTGGGGTCTGGACCTAGTGCTTATCCGAATCGGGATCGGGGACGGTCACCCGGTGGCCGCCAACGCGGTGCGCATGCCAGCATCGCTGGTGGTGGCCGGTATTGCCCTGCTGGCGCGCGAGCCGCCCGGAACGCCTCGGCGAATGCCGACCCGGGCTCAAACCCTGCGTGGGCTCCTGGGCGGAGCAGTGGGAATAACCTTTTCGGCATTGCTGATCTTTTTCGCAATCCAGGAAATCGGGGCCGCCCGGGTGGGGGTGCTGGCGGCGCTTTCACCGGTGTTTGGGCTGCTGTTAGCGACACTGTTTCTGGACGAGAAGCCCAGCCGCCGCCAGGCCCTCGGGGTGATCGTGGCCGTGGGCGGAGTGATCCTGCTGTTAACCGCCGCCTGAGGCCGGCTTGGCTCGGCACAGGGCACGGCGGCGAACATAGAGGCTGTTGCCGGATAGCGCGCGCAGGGACGGGACGGTTGAAGCTACTTGCCCGGATGTTCGGGTTTGCACTGGGGCGACGACTGCCGATTGCCTCCGGCGAACTCACAGTTTCCGGAGTCGGCGAACCGGTTTCGATCGGCCGCGACCGCTATGGCATCCCCTACATCCAGGCCCGGAGCGATCCCGACGCCTGGTTTGGAGTCGGTTTCTGCCAGGGACAGGACCGGGCGTTCCAGTTGGAGCTGATGCAGCGGGTATTCCGTGGGACCCTCTCCGAACTAATCGGTTCGGCCGGCCTGCCCCTGGACCGGGTCGCGCGGCGACTCGGGCTGGCGGATTCCGCACGCCGTCAGGCCGAACAAATCGACCCTGAGATAAAAGCCAACTTGGAGGCTTTTGCCAGGGGGGTCAACGCCGGCGTGCAACGGGGGCTGCGCCGTCGCCCGCACGAATTCCTGCTGCTGCGCTCGCGGCCGACGCCCTACACGCTCGTCGACGTGATCGGGGCCGCCAAGTTGCATGCTCTGGCGCTGGCTTCTAACTGGGATATCGAGCTGGCGCGCTTCCAGGTCCTATGCGCGGACGGACCGGCGGCGCTGGCCGATCTGGACCCGACCTACCGCCCGGAGCATCCGGTGGCGGTCCCGCCCGGGGCGCCACAGGGCCAAATCGTGGACCGCCTGTCCCAGGACCTTGGGGCGCTGCGGGAGATCGTCGGCGGTTTCGGCGGCTCCAACGCTTGGGTGCTGGCGGCAACCAAGACCGCCGCCGGGAGCCCGATCCTGGCAAACGATCCACACCTGCGGCCGATGCTCCCGCCGCACTGGTATCTGGCCCGAGTGGGCACCCCGGACTGGTCGGCCGCCGGCGCCACCTACGTCGGCGGGCCGGCGTTTCCGGCCGGACACAACGGCCACTGTGCCTGGGGCGTTACCGCCACCCTGGCCGATACCACTGACCTGTTCATCGAGCAGCTCTCACCGGATGGCCGGAGCGTGCGTGAAGGAGAAGGGTTCGTCGCCTGTTCAGAGCGGCGCGAGACCATTCGGGTCAAGCGGGCGGCCGACGTTGTCGAGCGCGTGCTTGAGACGCCGCGCGGGCCGATCGTGGCCCACGGCCCCGGCGGCGAGGCGCTCTCGCTGCGAGCCATCTGGCTCGATCCGCTGCCGGTCCGGGGCATGCTCGACATCCACCGGGCGCGGACGTTCGATCAGTTTCGCCATGCCTGCGCCGACTGGCCGCTCTCCACTCTGAGCATGGTCTTTGCCGGCCGGGACGGCCGGATCGGCTGGCAGATGATGGGAAGCGTTCCGATCCGCCGCCGCGGATTCGGGACAGTCCCGTTGCCGGGCTGGCCGGCGGGCGGCGGATGGGACGGGGAACCGGTCCCGCATTCCGAACTTCCCTCCGCCCGCGATCCTGAGTCCGGGGTAATCGCCACCGCCAACAACAGTCCCGCCCGGGAGGGAGGCCCATGGCTGGGCGCAGATTTCGTCGACGGCTACCGGGCGCGGCGCATTCTCGATGCCTTGGGTGAACGCGACGGCTGGGGTGTGAAAGATACGATGCGCCTGCAGTTGGATGTTGAATCCGAGTCCTGGAAGGAAATGCGGAGCGCGGTGCTGGCGGTTTCGCCGCAAGATCGCGACGCCGCCGCCGCGCAGGCCCTGCTCGCGTCCTGGGACGGCCGGATGGACGCCCAATCGCCGGCGGCGAGCGTGTTTGCGCTTTTCTGTGGAGCAATGGGGACCGCGATCGTCAAAGCGCGGGCTCCCAAGGCCTGGGACTGGGCGCTGGGCCGGTCCAACGCCGGGATCGCCCCCTTCACGCTGCTCATTGCCCGGCGCGACGGGCACACCGCGCGACTGCTGAAAGAACAGCCCGGTGGTTGGTTTGACGAGGGTTGGGAGGCGGTGATCGGCGTCGCGCTGACCGACTCGTTGAGGACGCTCCGGAGGCGCGGCGGGCGGAACCCGAAATCCTGGAGCTGGGGCCGGATCCGGCCGTTGACGCTGCACCATCCGATCGGGTCGGTACCGTTACTGGGCGCGATCTTCAACCGCGGTCCGCACCGGGTCGGGGGTGATGGAAATACGATTTTGCAGGCGCTCTCGCCCCCGGATGATCCGCTCGCCGAACCCTTAGTTAGTCCGTCGCTGCGGGTGGTCGTGGACACCGGCGAGTGGGAGAACTCGCGCTTCTGCCTTCCGGGCGGCCAGTCCGGGAATCCGGCCTCGCCGCACTATGACGATCAGCTGCGACTGTGGTTGCAGGGTGATGGCGTTCCGATTGCCTGGCGGCCGGAGGCTATCGACGAGGCGGTCGTCAGGGAGTTGTGGCTGCGGCCCGCGGAGATTGAATCGAGGAGCGCCGACGGATAGGCTCTCAAGGGAAAACCGCGATCGTGCCGATCCCCAGGACGATAAGGCAGGATCCCAGCAGGCGCCCGCGGCCAGAAGGTTCCTTCAGCACCAGGCTCCCCAAAACCACCGCGATTACGATTCCGATCTCCCGGGCCGGCCAGACGTAGCTTACCTGCGCCAGTTGCAGGGCCGAGAGGACCAGCCCATAGGCCAGGAAGGTCAGCACCGCAGCAGCGGCGATCGCGCGCGGGTTGGCCCGCCAGGCCGACCAAAGGGCGGGAATGCCGCGCCTGCGCACGATGTAGGGGGCGAGCATGATTGCGACCCCCAAAGACATCAGGTGCATGTAGAGAAAGGGGGCAACGTGCTCCACCCCGAGCTTGTCCCAGATCGAATAACCGGATATGCAGATCCCGGTGGCGATCGCGTAGCGGACGCCGGGCTCGCTTAAGAACTGCAGGGGGTCGGTCAGGATGCTGGCCATGCGGCCGGTCCAGTAAACGAACAACACCCCGGCGACTATCGCGGCGATGCCCGCCACGGCGGGCAGCGACACTTTCTCGCCCAGCAGCAGGACGCCCAGGATCGGAACGAGCGCCGGGCCGGTGCCGCGGGCGATCGGATAGACCTGAGAAAGATCCCCGCTGGCGTAGCCGCGCGCCAGGAACAAGAAATAGAACGTGTGTATCAGCGTGGTTCCGAAGACGAACAGCCATCCCAGCGGGGAGATCGGCTCAGACAGAAAAATCAGCAGCGCCAGCGGCGCGAACAGCACCGCCATGGCCACCTGCATCCACCAGACGAATGCCTCCTGATCGCCGGCTCGCGTCATCAGGTAGTTCCACCCGACGTGGGCCACTCCGGAGAGCAGAACCATGATCAGGGCCGGCGTCGACACCGAG from the Chloroflexota bacterium genome contains:
- a CDS encoding EamA family transporter; its protein translation is MSTPALIMVLLSGVAHVGWNYLMTRAGDQEAFVWWMQVAMAVLFAPLALLIFLSEPISPLGWLFVFGTTLIHTFYFLFLARGYASGDLSQVYPIARGTGPALVPILGVLLLGEKVSLPAVAGIAAIVAGVLFVYWTGRMASILTDPLQFLSEPGVRYAIATGICISGYSIWDKLGVEHVAPFLYMHLMSLGVAIMLAPYIVRRRGIPALWSAWRANPRAIAAAAVLTFLAYGLVLSALQLAQVSYVWPAREIGIVIAVVLGSLVLKEPSGRGRLLGSCLIVLGIGTIAVFP
- a CDS encoding DMT family transporter, whose product is MHEAAVIVAAFSWSAGFVISRPLLAHLSVFRTNLLRLLPSALIFPILLMTLGLGSTLGEFGWHNYAALIASAFAGIGLADAGMIHSMRLIGLARAYTLGNFATLFAVLWAWLILDEAVSLALVWAALITVGGVALVTSRGGAGQGESEFGTRRFWLGVALASGVAAVWGLDLVLIRIGIGDGHPVAANAVRMPASLVVAGIALLAREPPGTPRRMPTRAQTLRGLLGGAVGITFSALLIFFAIQEIGAARVGVLAALSPVFGLLLATLFLDEKPSRRQALGVIVAVGGVILLLTAA
- a CDS encoding serine hydroxymethyltransferase, whose product is MKTPTATLADPGLATVDPEVNAALRSEEHRQVNGLELIASENYASRAVIETLGTVFTNKYAEGYPGRRYYGGCENVDAVERLARERALELFGGDHVNVQPHSGSAPNMAVYMAVLEPGDTLMGLSLAHGGHLTHGHPMNFSGGLYDVVSYGVDPATELIDYDQVEAVALEHCPKLIVSGATAYPRTIDFARFAEIADRVGALHMCDMAHIAGLVAGGVHPNPVEHCDFVTSSTHKSLRGPRGGLLICRQEHAKQVDRLVFPGIQGGPFMNVIAAKAVAFGEALRPEFANYAEAVVRNAAVLADSLSEAGLRVVSGGTDNHIVLLDFGADGPSGKKMQRVLEAADITTNKNTVPRETRKPYIASGIRLGTPALTTRGMGPDEMRQIAAWIARVAAAADEPEELAEIALEVRELAGRFPVPAIDRT
- a CDS encoding penicillin acylase family protein; translation: MKLLARMFGFALGRRLPIASGELTVSGVGEPVSIGRDRYGIPYIQARSDPDAWFGVGFCQGQDRAFQLELMQRVFRGTLSELIGSAGLPLDRVARRLGLADSARRQAEQIDPEIKANLEAFARGVNAGVQRGLRRRPHEFLLLRSRPTPYTLVDVIGAAKLHALALASNWDIELARFQVLCADGPAALADLDPTYRPEHPVAVPPGAPQGQIVDRLSQDLGALREIVGGFGGSNAWVLAATKTAAGSPILANDPHLRPMLPPHWYLARVGTPDWSAAGATYVGGPAFPAGHNGHCAWGVTATLADTTDLFIEQLSPDGRSVREGEGFVACSERRETIRVKRAADVVERVLETPRGPIVAHGPGGEALSLRAIWLDPLPVRGMLDIHRARTFDQFRHACADWPLSTLSMVFAGRDGRIGWQMMGSVPIRRRGFGTVPLPGWPAGGGWDGEPVPHSELPSARDPESGVIATANNSPAREGGPWLGADFVDGYRARRILDALGERDGWGVKDTMRLQLDVESESWKEMRSAVLAVSPQDRDAAAAQALLASWDGRMDAQSPAASVFALFCGAMGTAIVKARAPKAWDWALGRSNAGIAPFTLLIARRDGHTARLLKEQPGGWFDEGWEAVIGVALTDSLRTLRRRGGRNPKSWSWGRIRPLTLHHPIGSVPLLGAIFNRGPHRVGGDGNTILQALSPPDDPLAEPLVSPSLRVVVDTGEWENSRFCLPGGQSGNPASPHYDDQLRLWLQGDGVPIAWRPEAIDEAVVRELWLRPAEIESRSADG